One Bombus fervidus isolate BK054 chromosome 7, iyBomFerv1, whole genome shotgun sequence genomic region harbors:
- the LOC139989168 gene encoding uncharacterized protein, with protein sequence MRAACLLLFFAVLCIQSSLQRINKRASDSERTLETSVGNDILTLRKNGDSKKNEEDWNTKKLQQLLKQVTNSTSNTTTQVTATKQGPCQCGGGVCGCCSRILFDTWKQKACVNVTYDPDEFSFTAKISMNNRVLYTRTISGKNPRPICVPVPRIPIVKACVRFYNIYFQGRNIHACINMEGKFQDFTLFKVGLDCIRFGVNGLALVKPEDGGGLGQIEFLPGDDDDEDEDDYDYDDNDDDDDDDDDLLDF encoded by the exons ATGAGGGCTGCCTGTTTGCTACTCTTCTTCGCTGTTCTTTGCATTCAAAGCTCCTTGCAACGGATCAACAAGAGAGCTTCTGATTCGGAGAGAACGTTAGAAACATCTGTAGGCAATGACATATTGACTCTTAGGAAAAACGGCGATTCCAAGAAGAATGAAGAAGATTGGAATACGAAGAAATTACAACAATTGCTGAAACAAGTGACGAATTCTACGTCGAACACCACAACTCAGGTGACCGCTACGAAACAAGGTCCTTGTCAATGCGGAGGAGGTGTCTGCGGTTGTTGCTCTAGAATTTTATTCGACACTTGGAAACAGAAAGCATGCGTGAATGTGACGTACGATCCGGATGAGTTTAGCTTCACCGCGAAGATTTCGATGAATAATAGAGTTCTATATACAAGAACCATATCTG GAAAGAATCCTCGGCCAATATGTGTGCCAGTGCCACGAATTCCAATCGTTAAAGCGTGTGTTcgattttataacatttatttccAAGGAAGGAATATTCACGCGTGTATAAATATGGAGGGGAAGTTTCAAGATTTCACGTTATTTAAG GTCGGATTAGATTGCATTAGATTCGGTGTAAACGGTTTGGCTCTGGTAAAACCAGAGGACGGAGGTGGATTAGGTCAAATAGAATTCTTGCCAGGTGATGACGATGATGAGGATGAAGACGATTATGAttacgacgacaacgacgacgacgacgacgatgacgacgattTACTTGATTTCTGA
- the LOC139989170 gene encoding uncharacterized protein — translation MALNSDTLRSRTITDYKPLKFCTNIPGCYFSSACVNILELNKFPRSITACLRLDIFSKKRLWQLNYDCVSISMELPTIPGNGTTSTMMNAGMTSAMSTQTTTMRAVETEETTSTDVEIITVPGSGPTTVVDID, via the exons ATGGCGTTGAATTCCGATACATTAAGAAGTAGAACAATCACAGACTATAAACCATTAAAGTTCTGTACTAATATACCAGGATGTTACTTTTCATCTGCATGTGTAAATATATTGGAACTCAATAAATTTCCCAG ATCAATCACTGCTTGCCTTCGACTGGATATCTTCTCTAAGAAACGACTATGGCAATTAAATTACGACTGCGTCAGCATATCAATGGAGTTGCCTACAATACCAGGTAACGGAACGACGTCGACGATGATGAACGCAGGAATGACATCGGCAATGAGCACTCAAACGACGACAATGAGAGCGGTGGAAACCGAAGAAACTACATCAACAGATGTAGAAATAATAACAGTACCAGGAAGTGGACCAACAACAGTCGTGGATATTGATTAA
- the LOC139989167 gene encoding probable U3 small nucleolar RNA-associated protein 11, protein MSSWKKAAKATQKTHRERHQPEARKHLGLLEKKKDYIARARNYQEKQQTLKLLRKRALDKNPDEFYFHMINSKITGGVHKERKKHKNHTPEQIQLMETQDIRYIAHKRNIEAKKINRLQSQLHMIDAANETKNKHIFFVDDSKEVKNFDIAKKLDTHPALISRRTNRPKLSKLKDMKLPDIDDASLRKIESDKHNAYEELQKRIERERQLTIIQQKLEMQRALKDKKITKPKLVSRETKDAAPIYKWKFERKR, encoded by the coding sequence ATGTCTTCGTGGAAGAAAGCAGCGAAAGCCACACAGAAGACTCATCGCGAGAGACATCAACCAGAGGCTCGCAAGCACTTGGGTCTtttggagaaaaagaaagactaTATTGCTAGGGCTAGAAATTATCAAGAAAAACAACAGACTTTAAAACTTTTGCGTAAACGTGCCCTAGACAAAAATCcagatgaattttatttccatatgATCAATTCCAAAATTACGGGAGGTGTccataaagaaagaaagaaacataaaaatcaTACACCGGAACAAATACAGCTAATGGAGACCCAAGATATTAGATACATTGCTCACAAGAGAAACATAGaagcaaagaaaataaacagGCTTCAGAGTCAACTGCATATGATAGATGCTGCAAATGAAACCAAGAATAaacatatcttttttgtagatGATTCAAAGGAAGTCAAAAACTTTGATATTGCTAAGAAACTGGATACGCACCCAGCATTGATATCCAGACGCACAAACAGACcaaaattaagtaaattaaaagatatgaaattaCCAGATATAGATGATGCAAGCttgagaaaaattgaaagtgaTAAACACAATGCTTACGAAGAATTACAAAAgaggatagagagagaaagacaatTGACTATTATAcaacaaaaattagaaatgcAAAGAGCactaaaagataaaaaaattactaaacCAAAACTAGTAAGCAGGGAAACAAAAGATGCTGCTCCCATCTACAAatggaaatttgaaagaaaacgaTAA
- the LOC139989163 gene encoding uncharacterized protein: protein MAPVETNRTCYVCKKLFCCASCREQHEEKKHKKRQPNCPFCMNEKFSFKTLEDKVLLCHIAITHLPLYCYLCGEIFKQIKDLESFGTCKWWKSQHRYSLVSKEQRSVLGTPPLASEEKALCEHSSNFGSLTSPPELYRNTSTPMVIGQKTNLDFKTPSAPNFSLKTPKTNSALKSSLKSDNSSNYLSCPSATIHEETPFRSLSLIQENKELPRGKLKNLGIIKNKDNSNPSGRYMDNNCTEDMELTNIEDEGLPDSQGEKRSDSLKKVRFSDQYEIPSEASQMIALNVTENENYYEACDTLFEMKESLEKSQIKIYEDNVKNIQKEYRSPEKANVRNDQEPTDSSRIVMMVVMESSSKMTTSNLIESSLKKLERIASNTNLSTNSSSSLGCSSSMTSVGSYYTASSHNCCSSSNELSSCGSRDSNTSSNNTDGSNSGGILSAVANAVKNVMRNLAIGSYKHVEKEQVLSREGVAPTPPTSEASSSLSNFTSSFLQRSGKRPRDDIENTPPPQTSTEFIVPQSELSSPVAKRHRGWYKIKGREPIARMRNNRQLTSQRGVSSETQVFHQGSLSVGNTVLPLPDRAHQSTQTE, encoded by the exons ATGGCTCCAGTTGAG ACAAACCGTACTTGTTACGTATGCAAGAAATTATTCTGCTGCGCATCGTGCCGGGAACAACATGAGGAGAAAAAACACAAGAAACGGCAACCAAACTGTCCATTCTGTATGAACGAGAAATTTTCGTTCAAAACCCTCGAGGATAAGGTTCTTCTCTGTCACATAGCAATCACGCACTTGCCTCTGTATTGTTACTTGTGTGGTGAGATTTTCAAACAGATTAAAGATTTGGAATCGTTTG gCACTTGTAAATGGTGGAAGTCACAGCATCGATATTCATTGGTGTCCAAAGAACAAAGATCCGTACTGGGTACACCACCCTTGGCTTCAGAAGAAAAAGCATTGTGCGAACACAGTAGCAACTTCGGTTCATTGACCTCTCCTCCTGAACTTTATAGAAACACAAGTACGCCTATGGTTATCGGCCAAAAGACGAATTTAGATTTTAAAACACCGAGTGCTCCGAATTTCTCCTTGAAAACACCAAAAACTAATTCCGCGTTGAAAAGCAGTTTGAAATCCGACAATTCGAGTAATTACCTGAGTTGCCCGTCTGCCACTATTCACGAGGAAACCCCCTTCCGTTCTCTGTCATTGATTCAGGAAAATAAAGAACTTCCCCgaggtaaattaaaaaatctaggAATCATAAAGAACAAAGATAATAGTAACCCAAGTGGACGTTATATGGACAATAATTGCACGGAAGATATGGAATTAACGAATATCGAGGATGAAGGGTTACCAGATTCTCAAGGAGAGAAACGATCAGATTCTCTAAAGAAAGTTCGATTTTCGGATCAGTATGAGATTCCATCAGAAGCTAGCCAGATGATTGCTCTCAATGTAACGGAGAACGAAAATTACTATGAAGCGTGCGATACGTTGTTCGAGATGAAAGAGTCTCTGGAAAAATCGCAGATCAAGATTTACGAGGATAATGTGAAGAATATACAAAAAGAATATCGTAGTCCGGAAAAAGCGAATGTGAGAAACGATCAAGAGCCAACTGATTCCTCGCGAATAGTGATGATGGTAGTCATGGAAAGTAGTTCTAAGATGACGACATCTAATCTAATAGAATCTAGTTTAAAGAAATTGGAACGTATCGCTTCTAATACAAATCTTTCAACCAACAGCAGCAGTTCCCTTGGTTGCAGTAGCTCGATGACCTCTGTTGGTAGTTATTATACCGCTTCCAGTCATAATTGTTGCTCCTCGTCAAATGAATTAAGCAGTTGTGGTAGTAGAGATTCAAATACTTCGAGTAATAATACGGATGGCAGTAACTCTGGTGGAATTTTATCCGCGGTTGCCAACGCAGTGAAAAATGTCATGAGAAATTTGG cAATCGGTTCTTACAAGCATGTCGAAAAAGAACAAGTTCTTTCAAGAGAAGGCGTTGCACCGACACCCCCCACTTCAGAGGCCTCAAGTTCCTTATCAAATTTCACATCTTCCTTTTTACAAAGATCAGGAAAACGACCAAGAGATGATATCGAAAACACACCTCCACCGCAAACGTCAACAGAATTCATTGTCCCTCAGAGTGAATTGTCCAGTCCCGTTGCGAAACGACATCGTGGATGGTATAAAATTAAAGGACGAGAACCGATCGCGAGAATGCGAAACAATCGACAACTTACATCTCAGAGAGGAGTATCATCGGAAACTCAGGTTTTCCATCAGGGATCGTTATCGGTTGGAAACACAGTTCTACCTCTTCCCGATAGAGCCCACCAATCTACGCAAACCGAGTGA
- the Trm7-32 gene encoding tRNA methyltransferase 7-32: protein MGKTSKDKRDIYYRRAKEEGWRARSAFKLLQIDNECHILDGVNKAVDLCAAPGSWSQVLSRRLNENYKKALETGNATPPKIVAVDLQAMAPMEGVIQIQGDITNINTAKQIISHFDNEQADLVVCDGAPDVTGLHDMDIYIQSQLLLAALNITTHILRQGGTFVAKIFRAKDVTLLYAQLKIFFPYVYCTKPSSSRNSSIEAFVVCKDYSPPEGYEPHMLNPLLTHEPCDFNELRGVNRVIVPFVVCGDLSQPDSDTCYPLDFEGKEYTYHEPVQTPIAPPYQEALTLLENRDTDFRRFDVNVVVDNLNSMTIEDFKKQAKQKHKETNENKVTKLQDTKNDDNNEDTLGLDQLMSVQLSDESDNKDNTT from the exons ATGGGAAAAACATCGAAAGATAaacgagatatttattatcgacGAGCGAAAGAAGAAGGATGGAGAGCAAGGAGCGCTTTCAAATTGCTTCAAATAGATAACGAGTGTCATATTTTAGATG GAGTTAACAAAGCTGTGGATCTGTGTGCTGCACCTGGTAGCTGGAGTCAGGTTTTATCGCGAAGATTAAA CGAGAATTACAAAAAAGCTTTGGAAACAGGAAATGCAACGCCTCCAAAAATAGTTGCGGTTGATTTACAAGCGATGGCACCAATGGAAGGAGTGATTCAAATTCAAGGAGACATTACCAACATTAACACTGCAAAGCAAATTATTTCTCATTTTGACAATGAACAGGCTGATTTGGTAGTTTGCGATGGAGCACCAGAtg TTACAGGTTTACACGATATGGACATTTATATCCAATCACAATTATTATTAGCAGCTCTAAACATTACTACTCATATACTAAGGCAAGGAGGCACGTTtgtagcaaaaatatttagagcTAAGGATGTGACGTTACTATATGCTCagttaaagatatttttccCCTATGTTTATTGCACAAAGCCCAGCAGTTCTCGCAATTCTAGCATTGAAGCATTTGTAGTCTGTAAAGATTATTCACCACCTGAGGGTTACGAACCTCATATGCTAAATCCTCTTTTAACGCATGAGCCGTGTGATTTTAATGAGCTTAGGGGAGTTAACAGAGTCATTGTTCCATTCGTTGTTTGTGGTGATCTTAGTCAACCCGATTCTGATACGTGTTATCCACTGGAT TTTGAAGGGAAAGAATACACATATCATGAGCCGGTACAGACACCGATTGCACCACCATACCAAGAAGCATTGACTCTATTGGAGAACAGAGATACCGATTTTAGAAGATTCGATGTTAATGTAGTAGTAGATAATCTAAATTCCATGACTATTGAAGACTTTAAAAAGCAAGCGAAGCAGAAACATAAGGAGACAAATGAAAATAAGGTGACCAAGCTACAAGACACCAAAAACGATGATAACAACGAAGATACATTGGGTCTTGACCAATTAATGTCTGTCCAATTATCTGATGAATCtgataataaagataatacGACGTAA
- the Cln3 gene encoding CLN3 lysosomal/endosomal transmembrane protein, battenin, with the protein MAKGKPLTVSERRTNDVFDEESIAVRSRWRNFAAFWILGLCNNYGYVVMLSAAHDILESKFGTTMEPVTEFTNGTVTTTNTTGIRSCNTLSTGAILLADILPSLAVKTITPFLPFYVHARLATCVLFSAAGFLMVSLSTTEWLAILGVVVTSLSSGLGEVTLLSYSHQYPKQVIATWSSGTGGAGIIGALSYATLTMWLSNEDTLLVMLIVPIIQGITFWMVLVHPPQSTIPITKNGIDSQEHIIEIPRKSFKEKINLVPGLMKYMIPLGLVYLFEYFINQGLYELIEFDDIWLTHAEQYRWLQVDYQIGVFISRSSVNLITINKIWIMALLQFINVIILLFETLFYYLPSIWIVFAFVLWEGLLGGGAYVNTFYRMSTEIPRADRKISLGIATMADSIGIALAGWLSMPVHNAICRLPQPSRVGS; encoded by the exons ATGGCAAAGGGCAAACCGTTAACAGTCTCGGAGCGGCGGACGAACGACGTGTTCGACGAAGAATCGATAGCGGTACGATCGCGATGGCGAAATTTCGCCGCCTTCTGGATACTCGGACTCTGCAACAATTACGGATACGTGGTGATGCTTAGCGCCGCGCACGATATACTTGAGAGCAAATTCGGCACGACGATG GAACCTGTCACGGAATTCACGAATGGCACCGTGACGACCACCAACACCACTGGGATTCGATCCTGCAACACATTGTCCACTGGTGCCATATTGCTAGCGGATATATTACCATCGTTAGCGGTGAAAACGATCACGCCGTTCCTGCCTTTTTACGTACA TGCTCGACTGGCTACCTGTGTGTTATTTTCCGCTGCAGGATTCCTTATGGTGTCGTTGAGCACTACCGAATGGCTCGCCATTCTGGGCGTCGTTGTAACGTCACTCTCTTCCGGTTTGGGAGAAGTTACTCTGCTGAGTTACAGTCACCAATACCCCAA ACAAGTAATCGCGACATGGTCTTCCGGTACTGGAGGCGCCGGAATAATTGGCGCGCTATCTTATGCCACCCTCACCATGTGGTTGAGTAACGAAGACACATTGTTAGTTATGTTAATCGTACCGATTATACAAGGAATCACTTTCTGGATGGTTCTGGTTCACCCGCCGCAGTCCACTATCCCGATCACTAAGAACGGTATCGACAGTCAAGAACACATCATTGAGATCCCTAGGAAGAGCTTTAAAGAAAAGATCAATCTGGTACCGGGATTGATGAAGTATATGATCCCGCTTGGGCTCGTGTACCtcttcgaatatttcattaacCAAGGATTG TACGAGCTGATCGAATTCGATGACATTTGGCTGACGCACGCCGAGCAATATCGCTGGCTCCAGGTGGATTATCAGATAGGAGTGTTTATCTCGAGATCGTCCGTCAATCTCATCACGATTAACAAAATCTGGATCATGGCTCTGTTACAG TTTATCAACGTCATAATTCTACTGTTCGAGACGCTGTTCTATTACTTGCCCAGTATTTGGATTGTGTTCGCGTTCGTTTTGTGGGAGGGCCTTCTCGGTGGTGGAGCATACGTGAATACGTTTTATCGAATGTCCACCGAG ATTCCAAGGGCGGATCGTAAAATTTCCTTGGGAATTGCCACGATGGCCGATTCCATTGGAATCGCGTTGGCAGGATGGTTGTCTATGCCGGTTCACAATGCCATTTGTAGACTGCCACAACCGTCTCGAGTGGGAAGCTAG
- the LOC139989164 gene encoding actin-like protein 6B, giving the protein MQKEQCGNGGGSQNPRYTSTRKEEGVHGPVRSNRVAGHAPTFLSSPDTMSGGVYGGDEVGAIIFDVGHQSLRVGYGGEDTPKAEIPTTLGVWEDTIDSPDGSQNVRKHYNIDVTAIQVRKKDMEMVSLMKDGMIEDWEMFERLTEYTYKQRLHALPEHHPILMTECPWNTRLKREKLLELMFEKFSVPAMYICKNAVLAAYANGRSTAMVVDSGATHTSAVPVHDGYVITQGIVKSPLGGDFITMQCRQFFEEKEIELTPACLVASKDVVRERDTPRWTKRAGPQPTSSWMSYMVRELLQDFQMNCLQVSDSPYDEDVANTLPMKHYEFPTGYNDDFGSVRLMIPEALFDPSNVKGVGASILGVGPLVTTSVGMCDMDIRPSLYGSVVVTGGNSCLQGFSERLNRDLASKTPPSMRLKIISANSSSERRYGAWIGGSILSSLGSFQQMWLSRQEYEESGKLILERCA; this is encoded by the exons ATGCAAAAGGAGCAATGTGGAAACGGCGGAGGGTCGCAGAATCCTCGATATACGAGTACGAGGAAGGAAGAAGGGGTGCATGGACCGGTGAGGTCGAACAGGGTTGCTGGGCATGCGCCGACGTTCCTGTCCTCTCCAGATACTATGAGCGGTGGTGTCTACGGCGGAG ACGAGGTCGGTGCTATAATTTTCGACGTTGGACACCAGAGCCTTCGCGTGGGTTATGGCGGTGAGGATACACCGAAAGCTGAAATTCCGACCACCCTCGGTGTATGGGAGGACACGATCGACTCGCCGGACGGCAGTCAAAACGTCAGGAAGCACTACAACATCGATGTCACGGCCATTCAAGTGCGAAAGAAGG ATATGGAGATGGTTAGCTTAATGAAAGACGGCATGATCGAAGATTGGGAGATGTTCGAGCGTCTAACAGAGTACACGTACAAACAACGTCTTCATGCTCTTCCGGAGCATCATCCGATCTTGATGACCGAATGTCCCTGGAACACCAGATTGAAACGGGAGAAATTGCTGGAGCTGATGTTCGAGAAATTCAGCGTTCCAGCGATGTACATCTGCAAAAACGCGGTTTTGGCCGCGTATGCGAACGGCAGATCGACGGCCATGGTCGTAGACAGCGGTGCAACTCACACGAGTGCGGTTCCGGTGCACGACggttacgttatcacgcaggGAATCGTAAAAAGCCCGCTGGGCGGTGATTTCATCACGATGCAATGCAGACAGTTCttcgaagaaaaggaaatcgaGTTGACGCCTGCTTGTCTGGTAGCGAGCAAAG ATGTAGTTCGCGAAAGAGATACACCACGTTGGACCAAAAGGGCTGGTCCTCAGCCAACGTCTTCCTGGATGAGCTATATGGTCCGAGAGCTGTTGCAAGACTTCCAAATGAATTGTTTACAAGTGTCCGACAGCCCTTACGACGAGGACGTGGCCAATACTTTGCCAATGAAACACTACGAGTTCCCAACCGGGTACAACGACGATTTCGGTTCCGTCAGACTGATGATTCCGGAAGCCTTGTTCGATCCCAGCAACGTGAAGGGCGTTGGCGCCAGCATTCTTGGAGTTGGTCCACTCGTCACGACCAGCGTGGGCATGTGCGATATGGATATCAGACCT AGTTTGTACGGAAGCGTGGTGGTCACCGGTGGTAATTCCTGTCTGCAAGGTTTTAGCGAAAGACTGAATCGAGATTTAGCCAGCAAAACTCCTCCA AGTATGAGACTGAAAATAATTAGCGCGAACAGCTCGAGCGAGCGTCGTTACGGTGCCTGGATCGGAGGATCTATCCTCAGCTCCCTTGGATCTTTCCAACAAATGTGGCTGTCGCGGCAAGAGTACGAAGAATCGGGTAAACTGATTCTCGAGCGATGCGCGTGA